The Anas platyrhynchos isolate ZD024472 breed Pekin duck chromosome 3, IASCAAS_PekinDuck_T2T, whole genome shotgun sequence genome includes a window with the following:
- the INSM1 gene encoding LOW QUALITY PROTEIN: insulinoma-associated protein 1 (The sequence of the model RefSeq protein was modified relative to this genomic sequence to represent the inferred CDS: deleted 2 bases in 1 codon) — protein sequence MARARLKAAAAAARGREGSERRCRRARRRPPAAAPKMPRGFLVKRSRRPTPVSYRVRACREAAPLPAGGGGAPVPACPAAPPPAPRDSPPPVPFGTPDAAVQALYSPTRPVSRDKYLERGFSLGSPVSAESFPAPAVPSTMDPLLFAPAELKLWAAAAAGHAEAPAANNGPGLGAAPAAPGPAPPPPAGAPPPPAAAAAAASGRSQPGKRPPGAAEPGRQKAPSGKKAKAIRKLTFEDEVTTSPVLGLRIKEGPVEAPAKARGGCARPLGEFICQLCKEEYGDPFALAQHRCSRIVRVEYRCPECDKVFSCPANLASHRRWHKPRAPAAKGGPEPGRAPAEEPPKEASGSERDTPSPGGGSEAGSEEGLFECPRCAKRFRRQAYLRKHLLGHPAPGAAPAPAPAPVPGPAPEPAAEVPPAPPPAECRLCPVCGETFPSKSSQERHLRLLHAAQVFPCKYCPATFYSSPGLTRHINKCHPSENRQVILLQVPLRPAC from the exons ATGGCCCGGGCCCGCTTaaaggcggcggcggcggcagcgcgggGCCGAGAGGGGAGCGAGCGCCGCTGCCGCCGGGCGCGGAGGCGGCCTCCCGCGGCGGCGCCG AAGATGCCCCGCGGCTTCCTGGTGAAGCGCAGCCGGCGGCCCACGCCCGTCTCCTACCGGGTGCGCGCCTGCCGCGaggccgccccgctccccgccggcggcggcggcgccccggTGCCCGCctgccccgccgcgccgccgccggctCCGCGGGACTCGCCGCCGCCGGTGCCCTTCGGCACGCCGGATGCCGCCGTGCAGGCGCTGTACAGCCCGACGCGGCCCGTCAGCAGGGACAAGTACCTGGAGCGCGGCTTCAGCCTGGGCTCGCCCGTCTCGGCGGAGTCCTTCCCCGCGCCGGCCGTGCCCAGCACCATGGACCCGCTGCTCTTCGCCCCCGCCGAGCTCAAGCTctgggccgccgccgccgccggccacGCCGAAGCGCCCGCCGCCAACAACGGCCCCGGCCTCGGcgcggcccccgccgcccccggccccgcgccgccccccccggccggggctccccccccccccgccgccgccgccgccgccgcctccggcCGCTCCCAGCCCGGCAAGCGGCCGCCGGGCGCGGCGGAGCCCGGCAGGCAGAAAGCGCCGTCGGGCAAGAAGGCGAAGGCGATCCGCAAGCTGACCTTCGAGGACGAGGTGACCACGTCGCCCGTGCTGGGGCTGCGCATCAAGGAGGGCCCGGTGGAGGCGCCGGCCAAGGCGCGGGGCGGCTGCGCCCGGCCGCTGGGCGAGTTCATCTGCCAGCTCTGCAAGGAGGAGTACGGGGACCCCTTCGCGCTGGCGCAGCACCGCTGCTCGCGCATCGTCCGCGTGGAGTACCGCTGCCCCGAGTGCGACAAGGTCTTCTCCTGCCCCGCAAACCTCGCCTCCCACCGCCGCTGGCACAAGCCCCGCGCGCCCGCCGCCAAGGGCGGccccgagccgggccgggccccggcgGAGGAGCCGCCGAAGGAGGCGAGCGGCAGCGAGCGGGACACGCCGAGCCCCGGCGGCGGCTCGGAGGCGGGCTCCGAGGAGGGGCTCTTCGAGTGCCCGCGCTGCGCCAAGCGGTTCCGCAGGCAGGCCTACCTGCGCAAGCACCTGCTGGGGCACCCGGCCCcgggagcggccccggccccggccccggccccggtcccCGGTCCGGCCCCCGAGCCCGCCGCCGAGGTGccgcccgcgccgccgcccgccgagTGCCGCCTGTGCCCCGTGTGCGGGGAGACCTTCCCCAGCAAGAGCAGCCAGGAGCGGCACCTGCGCCTCCTGCACGCCGCCCAGGTCTTCCCCTGCAAGTACTGCCCGGCCACCTTCTACAGCTCGCCCGGCCTCACCCGGCACATCAACAAGTGCCACCCGTCGGAGAACAGGCAGGTCATCCTGCTCCAGGTGCCGCTGCGCCCCGCCTGCTAG